TGGCGTCCGGCCATGCCGATGACCGGAGCTGCTCGAGTGCCGCGGCCGCTTGTTCAGTGCGCGCCGCGGTCGAGAGCAGCCAGCGCACGGGCCCTGGTGCGGCGCCGGCCTGTGCCTCGCCGGAAGGTGCGGGGTCGATCAGCGCCCACTGGCCCGCATCGCCGCCGACGAAATAGCTGTGTGGCGATTCTTCGTCTCCGGCCATCCGACGGATGCGGGGCGAGAGCTGTGTGGCAAGGCCCGCTTCGAGCGCATAGCGCGCATCGCCGCGGCCCTCGGGGTCGAGGCGGCCGATCTCGGCGTAGGCGGCTTCCTCGATGTTCACCGGCCGGCGCCCCTCCGGCCCGTCGGCCAGGCGCGGCATGTTCAGCGGAATGCCGGTGAGGGCGCGCGCATGGGCCAGGCAGTGCGCGGCGCTGTCCCAGCCCGCAAGCTGCTCGAGCGTGCGCCGCGTCACGTTCATCAGCTTGAGGCCGCGCGCGGGATCCACCGCTTCGGCCGGCTTCAGCCACATGTGCGCCACGATTTCGCGGCCGTCGGGCTTCACGTCCTGCGCTGCCGGCATCTCCGAGATGAAGAAACGCGTGTCGAAACGGCGCAGCATGCCCGGCGGCGTGAGCCAATGGCTGAAATAGGCCAGCCGGTCCACCGCGAGAAGCCAGCCTTGCGGCTCGCACATGGCAAGCAGTGCATCGGTGCCTTGCTCGGCGGCATGCCGCATGGCCTCGAGCCGGCCCGCAGGCAGCCGGTCGAGTTCGACCAGGGCGCCATCGATGCCGCTTGCGAACAGGACGCCCGCCTCCTCGAAGCATTCGCGCACCGCGGCGGCGTAGTAGTCGAGCCCGCCGTCGGGGATGCCCAGGCGCGCGCTGGCGGCCACGTCGTCCAGGCCCTTGCACATCGTATGCAGGCTGCGGTCGTGCGTGTCGACCACGCCGCCCGGGAACACGCTGGCACCGCTGTTCTGGTCGTCGGCTTTCTCGGCCCGGCGCAGCAGCAGCACTTCCATGCCGCGGGCGCTGTCGCGCACGAGGATCAGGCTGGCTGCGGTGCGGATGGGACGCGCCACCGCTTGGGGCGCACCCGGCGGCGTCGTCGATGGCTTGGCATTCATGGGCGCCGATTGTCGGGCAACGGCGGCCCTGGCGCCTTGGCCGTTCAGTCCTTGGGCGTCAGTTGCCCGGCCGCTCCGCCCGCGCTGGAGTTGGCGGATTTGCCGAGCGACGCGCCTTCTTTCACCTTGGGCGTGGCGACCGGGCCCTCCGATTTTTTGGTGGCCGCAGCGCGCTGGCCTGCGGGCGCCTTCTTTGCGCGTGGCGCTTGCTCCTGCTTCGGCTTCGATGGATTCATGCATGCCTCCTAGCGTGGCACCCCACGCTACCGAAGCCGCGGCGCACCGGTGTCGGACAGCCTGCATGCCGGCGTAGGACGCTGCTGCGCGCCAAAATCGCAGGCGCTAGATCGCGCGCTGGTTCACCCGCTTCGAAAGCTGCTCGGCGCTTTCCCTGCGCTCGCTGTAGCGGTCGACCAGGTAGTCCGCCGCATCGCGTGTGAGCAGCGTGAACTTCACGAGTTCTTCCATCACGTCGACCACGCGCTCGTAGTAGGAGGACGGCTTCATGCGGCCCGCACCATCGAATTCGAGGAACGCCTTCGCGACCGACGACTGGTTGGGAATGGTCAGCATGCGCATCCAGCGTCCGAGCACGCGCAACTGGTTCACCGCATTGAACGACTGCGATCCGCCCGACACCTGCATGACGGCCAGCGTCTTGCCCTGCGTGGGCCGCACGGCCCCCATGCTGAGCGGAATCCAGTCGATCTGCGCCTTCATGATGCCGGTCATCGAACCGTGCCGCTCGGGCGAGCACCACACCATGCCCTCGGCCCATTGCGCGAGCGTGCGCAGCTCCTGCACCTTGGGGTGATCGTCGGGTGCGCTGTCGGGCAAGGGCAGGCCGGCGGGATCGAAGATGCGCGTTTCGCCGCCCATCGCCTCGAGCAGGCGCGCCGCCTCTTCGGTCAGCAGGCGGCTGTAGGAGCGCTCGCGCAGCGAGCCGTACAGCAGCAGGAAGCGCGGTGCATGGCGCGACGGCGCTGCGCTGGCCAGGCGCTCGGCCGAGGGCCGGTCGAACAGCGCGGTGTCGATGTTGGGGAGCTCACCCAGCGCGATGGACACGGCGGCCCTCCGCGTCGATGACCGCTTCGCCGTCTTCCTTGGTGAACGCGCCCTGTTGCGGCGAGGGCAGGATGTCGAGCACCTCTTCGGAGGGGCGGCACAGCCGGGTGCCGAGGGGCGTGACAACGATAGGGCGGTTGATGAGGATGGGATGCGCGTGCATGAAGTCGATCAGCTGCTCGTCCGTCCACTTCGGATCGTCGAGCCCGAGCGCTTCGTAGGGCGTGCCTTTCTTTCGCAGCAGCGCGCGCGGCGCCATCTTCATGGCCGCGAGCAGCGTGCGCAGTGTGTCCT
The Variovorax sp. OAS795 genome window above contains:
- a CDS encoding NUDIX domain-containing protein, encoding MNAKPSTTPPGAPQAVARPIRTAASLILVRDSARGMEVLLLRRAEKADDQNSGASVFPGGVVDTHDRSLHTMCKGLDDVAASARLGIPDGGLDYYAAAVRECFEEAGVLFASGIDGALVELDRLPAGRLEAMRHAAEQGTDALLAMCEPQGWLLAVDRLAYFSHWLTPPGMLRRFDTRFFISEMPAAQDVKPDGREIVAHMWLKPAEAVDPARGLKLMNVTRRTLEQLAGWDSAAHCLAHARALTGIPLNMPRLADGPEGRRPVNIEEAAYAEIGRLDPEGRGDARYALEAGLATQLSPRIRRMAGDEESPHSYFVGGDAGQWALIDPAPSGEAQAGAAPGPVRWLLSTAARTEQAAAALEQLRSSAWPDATVLWPGAGEMLDLGGATLRTLQAGPPEDGAAARQFLLAEERFLFTGTAQSPAVPAGDEVEWIAPASGFIVRSS
- the arsH gene encoding arsenical resistance protein ArsH, whose amino-acid sequence is MALGELPNIDTALFDRPSAERLASAAPSRHAPRFLLLYGSLRERSYSRLLTEEAARLLEAMGGETRIFDPAGLPLPDSAPDDHPKVQELRTLAQWAEGMVWCSPERHGSMTGIMKAQIDWIPLSMGAVRPTQGKTLAVMQVSGGSQSFNAVNQLRVLGRWMRMLTIPNQSSVAKAFLEFDGAGRMKPSSYYERVVDVMEELVKFTLLTRDAADYLVDRYSERRESAEQLSKRVNQRAI
- the arsC gene encoding arsenate reductase (glutaredoxin) (This arsenate reductase requires both glutathione and glutaredoxin to convert arsenate to arsenite, after which the efflux transporter formed by ArsA and ArsB can extrude the arsenite from the cell, providing resistance.), translated to MQSPPSSITIFHNPACGTSRNTLALIRNSGEEPQVIEYLKAPPGKDTLRTLLAAMKMAPRALLRKKGTPYEALGLDDPKWTDEQLIDFMHAHPILINRPIVVTPLGTRLCRPSEEVLDILPSPQQGAFTKEDGEAVIDAEGRRVHRAG